One window of the Bos indicus isolate NIAB-ARS_2022 breed Sahiwal x Tharparkar chromosome 15, NIAB-ARS_B.indTharparkar_mat_pri_1.0, whole genome shotgun sequence genome contains the following:
- the LOC109569955 gene encoding heterogeneous nuclear ribonucleoprotein A1-like, producing MSTSESPKEPEQLRKLFIGGLSFETTDESLRSHFEQWGTLTDCVVMRDPNTKRSRGFGFVTYATVEEVDAAMNARPHKVDGRVVEPKRAVSREDSQRPGAHLTVKKIFVGGIKEDTEEHHLRDYFEQYGKIEVIEIMTDRGSGKKRGFAFVTFDDHDSVDKIVIQKYHTVNGHNCEVRKALSKQEMASASSSQRGRSGSGNFGGGRGGGFGGNDNFGRGGNFSGRGGFGGSRGGGGYGGSGDGCNGFGNEGSNFGGGGSYNDFGNYNNQSSNFGPMKGGNFGGRSSGPYAGGGQYFATPRNQGGCGGSSSSSSYGSGRRF from the coding sequence ATGTCTACATCAGAGTCTCCCAAAGAGCCCGAACAGCTGCGGAAGCTCTTCATCGGAGGACTGAGCTTTGAAACTACGGATGAGAGTCTGAGGAGCCATTTTGAGCAATGGGGAACGCTCACAGACTGTGTGGTAATGAGGGATCCAAACACCAAGCGCTCCAGAGGCTTCGGGTTTGTCACATACGCCACGGTGGAGGAGGTAGATGCGGCCATGAATGCAAGGCCACACAAGGTGGACGGAAGAGTTGTGGAACCAAAGAGGGCCGTCTCAAGAGAAGATTCTCAAAGACCTGGTGCCCACTTAACTGTGAAAAAGATTTTTGTTGGTGGCATTAAAGAAGACACTGAAGAACATCACCTGAGAGATTATTTTGAACAGTACGGGAAAATTGAAGTAATTGAAATCATGACTGACCGAGGCAGTGGCAAAAAGAGAGGCTTTGCTTTTGTAACCTTTGATGACCATGACTCCGTAGACAAGATTGTCATTCAGAAATACCACACTGTGAATGGCCACAACTGTGAAGTGAGAAAAGCCCTGTCTAAGCAAGAGAtggctagtgcttcatccagccagagaGGTCGAAGTGGTTCTGGAAACTTTGGTGGCGGTCGTGGAGGTGGTTTTGGTGGGAATGACAACTTTGGTCGTGGAGGAAACTTCAGTGGTCGAGGTGGCTTTGGTGGCAGCCGTGGTGGTGGCGGATATGGTGGCAGTGGGGATGGATGTAATGGATTTGGTAATGAAGGAAGCAATTTTGGAGGTGGCGGAAGCTACAATGATTTTGGCAATTACAACAATCAATCTTCAAATTTTGGACCCATGAAAGGAGGAAACTTTGGAGGCAGAAGTTCTGGCCCCTATGCTGGTGGAGGCCAGTACTTTGCCACACCACGAAACCAAGGTGGCTGTGGTggctccagcagcagcagtagctatggCAGTGGCAGAAGGTTTTAA